The proteins below are encoded in one region of Neoasaia chiangmaiensis:
- a CDS encoding GMC family oxidoreductase has protein sequence MNGPHHGNDDIVDVVIVGTGAGGAPLLAELARAGLRVVALEAGPRFNARQFTPDETEASEFYWREERLSGGDTPQAFGGNNSGTGVGGSLLHYGAFLPRPDARDFHLHAETGQGVDWPFDRATLLPYIERVETEIGVSGPDHYLWEPERRFRTPPPARNAAAQAMLRGCDALGIHASDGPVGLITAPWHEREACVGCGACHQGCRNGAKSGVENTYLPRAEADGAEIRPDCFVHHIERDAAGRVSAVVYRHNGVNYRQRCKQLVLSAGAVETARLLLHTGLANSSGQVGRNYMAHVSPQVWGTLPDETRPNKGYPSLAITEDLQRPENVDFVGGYLLQSLGMMPLTWATAVARGRGLWGSALTDYLRRYNHVVGIGAHGDCLPSERNRVTLSNEVGRAGVPKPHISFSYGANENAMNAHAIRTMTDIMSAAGATDIWSLSRDAHMIGTCRMGTDAATNVVDPYGRSFDIDNLWICDHSVFPSATSANPALAIMALSLRTAEAILSRR, from the coding sequence GGCAGGGCTGCGTGTCGTCGCGCTCGAGGCCGGTCCTCGCTTCAACGCACGGCAATTCACCCCGGACGAAACCGAGGCATCCGAGTTCTACTGGCGCGAGGAGCGCCTTTCCGGAGGGGACACGCCCCAGGCTTTCGGCGGCAACAACAGCGGCACGGGCGTCGGGGGCTCGTTACTGCATTATGGCGCGTTCCTGCCGCGTCCGGACGCACGGGATTTCCATCTTCACGCCGAAACAGGGCAGGGCGTGGACTGGCCTTTCGATCGCGCGACATTGTTGCCGTATATCGAACGTGTCGAGACCGAAATCGGCGTGTCCGGGCCGGATCATTATCTGTGGGAGCCTGAGCGTCGCTTTCGCACGCCGCCCCCCGCGCGCAACGCCGCCGCGCAGGCAATGTTACGAGGATGCGACGCACTGGGTATCCATGCGTCCGACGGTCCTGTCGGGCTGATTACCGCGCCATGGCACGAGAGGGAGGCATGTGTCGGCTGCGGCGCGTGCCATCAAGGTTGTCGTAACGGCGCAAAGTCCGGTGTCGAGAACACATATCTGCCGCGTGCGGAAGCCGATGGTGCCGAAATCCGCCCTGACTGTTTCGTGCATCATATCGAGCGGGATGCGGCGGGTCGTGTCTCAGCAGTCGTTTATCGTCACAATGGTGTCAATTACCGCCAGCGATGCAAGCAGCTGGTCTTGTCGGCCGGCGCGGTCGAAACGGCACGGCTCCTGCTTCATACCGGTCTGGCGAACAGCAGCGGGCAGGTGGGGCGGAATTACATGGCGCATGTTTCACCCCAGGTCTGGGGGACGCTGCCGGATGAGACGAGACCCAACAAGGGATATCCCTCGCTGGCCATAACCGAGGATCTGCAACGTCCGGAAAACGTCGATTTCGTCGGCGGCTACCTGTTGCAGTCGCTGGGTATGATGCCGCTGACCTGGGCGACCGCAGTGGCACGTGGACGCGGGTTATGGGGAAGTGCGCTGACCGACTATCTCCGGCGGTACAACCATGTCGTGGGAATCGGGGCGCATGGTGACTGCCTGCCATCCGAGAGGAACCGCGTTACCTTGTCGAACGAGGTCGGTCGCGCTGGGGTCCCCAAGCCGCATATCTCGTTCAGTTATGGCGCCAACGAAAACGCCATGAACGCGCATGCTATCCGGACCATGACAGACATCATGAGCGCGGCAGGCGCTACCGATATCTGGTCTCTGTCACGCGATGCGCACATGATCGGAACCTGCCGAATGGGAACCGATGCGGCAACCAACGTCGTCGATCCGTATGGACGGAGTTTCGATATCGACAATCTATGGATTTGCGATCATTCGGTTTTCCCGAGCGCAACCAGCGCCAATCCGGCGCTGGCCATTATGGCGCTGAGCCTGCGCACGGCGGAGGCGATCCTGTCGCGTCGCTAA
- the murA gene encoding UDP-N-acetylglucosamine 1-carboxyvinyltransferase, which translates to MDRFIIRGGRRLEGEITIGGAKNAGLKLMVAGLLTGERLILSNVPQIADIATMRDLLRQHGVAVENVDAEGRTLSIGGPIESVEAPYDIVSKMRASILVLGPLLARMHEARVSLPGGCAIGTRPVDMHLKGLETLGAQIRLENGYINASAPGGLVGDRVVLPFASVGATENLLMAATLAKGRTEIVNAAREPEIGDLVECLNRMGARISGSGTGTLVIDGVEALHGAEHAIMADRIECGTYACAAGITGGDLRLIGGRIGDLGAVIRTLEEAGVEVIAEENAIRVRRDGPLQGVDIMTEPYPGFPTDMQAQFMAMLSVAEGASMITETIFENRYMHVPELNRMGARINVHGSSAIIRGVPSLSGAPVMATDLRASFSLILAGLAAQGETVLSRIYHLDRGYEAVDRKLAAVGASIERVRE; encoded by the coding sequence GTGGACCGTTTTATTATTCGCGGCGGCCGTCGCCTTGAGGGCGAAATCACCATCGGCGGCGCCAAGAATGCCGGATTGAAGTTGATGGTCGCCGGTCTGCTGACCGGCGAGCGCCTGATCCTGTCGAATGTCCCGCAGATCGCCGATATCGCCACGATGCGCGATCTGTTGCGGCAGCATGGTGTTGCCGTCGAGAATGTCGACGCCGAAGGACGGACGCTTTCGATCGGTGGCCCGATCGAGTCGGTCGAAGCCCCTTACGACATTGTCTCCAAGATGCGGGCGTCCATCCTCGTCCTCGGACCACTGCTCGCGCGCATGCATGAGGCGCGCGTATCCCTCCCCGGCGGCTGCGCCATCGGAACACGCCCGGTCGACATGCACCTTAAGGGACTGGAAACGCTTGGCGCCCAGATCCGGCTGGAGAACGGCTACATCAACGCCTCCGCGCCGGGCGGTCTGGTCGGCGACCGTGTCGTGCTGCCATTCGCGTCCGTTGGTGCCACCGAAAATCTCCTGATGGCGGCGACCCTTGCCAAGGGACGCACCGAGATCGTCAACGCCGCGCGTGAGCCGGAAATTGGCGATCTCGTCGAGTGTCTCAACCGCATGGGCGCGCGTATCAGCGGTTCGGGCACCGGCACCCTGGTGATCGATGGCGTGGAGGCATTGCATGGTGCGGAACATGCCATCATGGCCGATCGTATCGAGTGCGGCACGTATGCCTGCGCCGCGGGCATTACGGGCGGCGATCTCAGGCTCATCGGTGGGCGCATCGGCGATCTGGGCGCTGTAATCCGCACGCTTGAAGAAGCCGGGGTCGAGGTGATTGCCGAGGAAAACGCGATACGCGTGCGTCGCGATGGCCCGCTGCAAGGCGTCGACATCATGACGGAGCCTTATCCCGGCTTCCCGACGGACATGCAGGCGCAGTTCATGGCCATGCTGTCGGTCGCCGAAGGTGCCTCGATGATCACCGAGACGATTTTCGAAAACCGTTACATGCATGTCCCCGAACTCAATCGCATGGGCGCGCGCATCAACGTGCATGGATCGTCAGCGATCATCCGCGGCGTGCCATCCCTTTCCGGCGCACCCGTCATGGCGACGGACCTGCGCGCGTCGTTCTCGCTGATCCTGGCAGGCCTGGCCGCACAGGGCGAGACGGTTCTCAGCCGTATCTACCATCTCGATCGCGGCTACGAGGCGGTCGATCGGAAGCTTGCGGCCGTGGGCGCCTCGATCGAGCGCGTCAGGGAATAG
- a CDS encoding right-handed parallel beta-helix repeat-containing protein gives MRHRLALICLATMLLADVGLAQAADIDVHSVGAACDGRHDDQPAFQSALDRLSADGGELVFSGTCRIDRPLIVHDTNMQSITIDGRGGTLLSHGNDILHFSLPADTHTSPTVALRDIRLKNDSGHLAGSAIVLDNAAVTGTSAGFQSPTIRDVIIDGFLRGIVLHDVGSALVSHVTITDVGNPQSEAIRIEGSSSKRNHWANNNFFENVTVVGGYGFHLVGAIQGVNITNSKVMLGTYGVKDDNDDSTEGVQITASYFEGHDGGIVLRNYSLVQFNGNSFDSTPNGLARDWHAIAIGDESANIYPMGIQIIGNQVSGFGQTTSPPFQIAAGQAVVSGNMAIGLADHDRACMRLATPENAKNDAIVLSGNDCWAAHGYDIRPGSHIIGDSNAWTGPHHDTLIRFPPPPLP, from the coding sequence GTGCGTCATCGGCTCGCCCTCATCTGTCTTGCAACGATGCTGCTTGCCGATGTCGGACTGGCGCAGGCAGCCGATATCGACGTGCACTCGGTGGGCGCTGCCTGCGATGGCCGGCATGACGACCAGCCAGCCTTCCAGTCGGCTCTGGACCGCCTGTCGGCAGACGGCGGCGAACTCGTGTTTTCGGGCACCTGCCGCATCGATCGTCCGCTGATCGTCCATGACACCAACATGCAGTCGATCACGATCGACGGGCGCGGCGGAACGCTGCTCAGTCATGGCAACGATATCCTGCACTTCTCACTCCCGGCGGACACGCACACGTCGCCAACCGTGGCGCTGCGTGACATCCGGCTGAAGAATGATAGCGGGCATCTGGCCGGTAGCGCCATCGTTCTGGACAATGCCGCCGTCACAGGCACCAGCGCGGGTTTTCAGTCACCGACGATCCGGGATGTAATCATCGATGGCTTCCTGCGCGGCATCGTGCTGCACGACGTCGGTAGCGCGCTGGTATCGCACGTCACCATCACGGATGTCGGCAACCCGCAAAGCGAGGCCATCCGGATTGAAGGATCGAGCAGCAAGCGCAACCACTGGGCCAACAACAATTTCTTCGAGAACGTGACCGTCGTCGGCGGCTACGGCTTCCATCTCGTCGGTGCGATACAGGGGGTGAACATCACCAACAGCAAGGTGATGCTCGGCACCTATGGCGTGAAGGACGACAACGACGATTCCACGGAAGGTGTGCAGATAACCGCCAGTTATTTCGAAGGCCACGATGGCGGTATCGTCCTGCGTAATTACTCGCTGGTGCAATTCAACGGCAACAGCTTCGACTCGACGCCGAACGGGCTCGCGCGGGACTGGCATGCGATCGCCATTGGCGATGAGAGTGCCAATATTTATCCCATGGGTATCCAGATCATCGGTAATCAGGTGTCAGGTTTCGGCCAGACGACGAGCCCGCCATTTCAGATCGCGGCAGGCCAAGCGGTGGTATCCGGGAACATGGCCATCGGATTGGCCGACCACGACCGCGCCTGCATGCGCCTCGCGACGCCGGAGAACGCAAAGAACGACGCGATCGTGCTGAGCGGCAACGACTGCTGGGCGGCGCATGGTTACGACATCCGGCCGGGAAGTCACATCATTGGCGACAGCAATGCGTGGACCGGCCCGCATCATGACACGCTCATACGCTTTCCGCCCCCTCCTCTCCCTTGA
- the dcd gene encoding dCTP deaminase — MPIMPDSWIRRMALERGMIEPFVEAQKREGVISYGLSSYGYDARVGEDFKIFTDVDNAVVDPKNFAANSFVTRTGDITIPPNSFALAHTIEYFRIPRDTLVVCLGKSTYARCGIIVNVTPLEPEWEGQVTIEISNTTKLPARIYANEGICQFLFFQGASPCEVSYADRAGKYMRQSGVTTPRL; from the coding sequence ATGCCGATCATGCCCGACAGCTGGATCCGCCGCATGGCGCTCGAACGCGGCATGATCGAGCCGTTCGTTGAGGCGCAGAAGCGTGAAGGCGTCATATCCTATGGCCTGTCATCCTATGGTTACGATGCGCGCGTCGGGGAGGATTTCAAGATATTCACGGATGTCGACAACGCGGTCGTCGATCCGAAGAATTTCGCCGCAAACAGCTTCGTCACGCGGACGGGCGATATCACCATTCCGCCGAATTCCTTCGCCCTCGCCCACACGATCGAATATTTCCGCATCCCGCGCGATACGCTCGTCGTCTGTCTGGGCAAATCCACCTATGCGCGCTGCGGCATCATCGTGAACGTCACGCCGCTGGAACCGGAATGGGAAGGTCAGGTGACGATCGAGATCAGCAACACGACCAAGCTGCCCGCGCGCATCTATGCGAATGAAGGCATCTGCCAGTTTCTGTTCTTCCAGGGCGCCTCGCCCTGCGAAGTCAGTTACGCCGACCGCGCCGGAAAATACATGCGCCAGTCCGGCGTCACCACGCCGCGCCTCTGA
- a CDS encoding WD40 repeat domain-containing protein: MRRLWSFLLPVTALFHVSCAWSGPAHDLVISTQDGKYQRTDGAGLTRRPPAPDSVVVIDTRQFPPKIVTRIDQGIEQTIAGPPQSVAITPDGELALLGAPSRLDADGKTVVDSFLQVVALTEPHRGVIARLPMNTTIQGIAINRQGTLALACGVDGQLRVLRLRGREVTLLTTLRLAPRRLASVVFTPDGRHALVSRRDDGGIAVLDVDREEVRPNGHILASGLAPYALDVSSDGRWMVTGNVGLAGLPDFTLGQSTGDADTITLYDLSKQPFQAVDFATTPTLPEGIALSPDGKWVAVQSMDGSFLPHNQPGHSAHGSLTLFRNDHGHLVRTGHWASGIAGQGLAFAHGGDMLLVQRNVEHEIAVYRRIGGTLTPTGTVFHVGGGPVAINTLPR, translated from the coding sequence ATGCGCAGGTTATGGTCGTTTCTACTGCCGGTTACGGCTTTGTTCCATGTTTCATGCGCGTGGAGTGGGCCGGCGCATGATCTGGTCATCTCGACCCAGGACGGGAAATACCAGCGCACCGACGGCGCGGGCCTGACGCGGCGGCCGCCAGCGCCCGATAGCGTCGTGGTGATCGATACGCGCCAGTTTCCACCGAAAATTGTCACGCGGATCGATCAGGGGATCGAACAGACCATCGCCGGGCCGCCACAATCGGTGGCGATCACGCCCGATGGCGAACTCGCCCTGCTTGGCGCGCCGTCGCGGCTCGATGCCGACGGCAAGACCGTGGTGGACAGTTTTCTACAGGTCGTGGCGTTAACGGAACCGCATCGCGGTGTCATCGCGCGTCTGCCGATGAACACCACGATTCAGGGCATCGCGATCAACCGGCAAGGGACACTGGCGCTGGCATGCGGCGTGGACGGACAGTTACGGGTGCTCCGCCTGCGAGGGCGGGAGGTCACGCTTCTGACGACATTGCGCCTTGCGCCCCGCCGTCTCGCCAGTGTCGTTTTCACGCCGGACGGGCGGCATGCGCTCGTATCGCGTCGTGACGACGGCGGCATAGCGGTGCTGGACGTCGATCGGGAAGAGGTTCGCCCGAATGGGCATATTCTTGCCAGCGGCCTTGCGCCCTATGCGCTCGATGTATCGTCGGACGGACGATGGATGGTAACGGGAAATGTGGGGTTGGCGGGACTGCCGGATTTCACCCTTGGCCAGAGCACCGGTGATGCCGATACGATCACCCTCTACGACCTGTCGAAACAGCCATTTCAGGCCGTGGATTTCGCCACGACGCCGACGCTCCCGGAAGGCATTGCGCTTTCACCGGATGGCAAGTGGGTCGCTGTTCAGTCGATGGACGGCTCGTTTCTGCCGCATAACCAGCCCGGACACAGTGCTCACGGGTCGCTGACATTGTTCCGGAACGATCATGGCCATCTCGTTCGGACAGGGCATTGGGCGTCCGGCATCGCGGGTCAGGGTCTGGCTTTCGCGCACGGTGGGGACATGCTGCTTGTGCAGCGGAACGTCGAGCATGAAATCGCCGTCTACCGACGCATTGGCGGCACGTTGACCCCGACGGGCACGGTCTTTCACGTGGGCGGCGGCCCGGTTGCGATCAATACGCTCCCGCGCTGA
- a CDS encoding putative quinol monooxygenase — translation MPKTLYATMRALPGHGHKVRALLIDLARDVRAEPGCERFVVYTRADNPECFHVEETYRDDDAFVAHMGTAHGRAFNKAIESLVEGGGSTVVMLNNVT, via the coding sequence ATGCCGAAGACGCTCTACGCCACGATGCGCGCCCTGCCCGGCCACGGTCATAAAGTTCGGGCATTGCTGATCGATCTGGCGCGGGACGTCCGTGCGGAACCGGGATGCGAGCGGTTCGTGGTCTATACACGCGCGGATAACCCCGAATGCTTCCATGTCGAGGAAACCTATCGGGACGACGACGCTTTTGTCGCGCATATGGGCACCGCCCATGGACGTGCCTTCAACAAGGCGATCGAATCGCTCGTCGAAGGCGGCGGCTCAACGGTGGTCATGCTCAACAACGTGACCTGA
- a CDS encoding glycosyltransferase family 4 protein has translation MSHAFQGPTILQVLPALDAGGVERGALEIADAITQAGGRALVASAGGRLAGRLHGIGARHIEFDLRGKSPWAIWRNTRKLVALIRAEGVDLVHARSRAPAWVASRACQRTRIPLVTTWHGLHRENLPGKKRYNAVLARGARVIAISDFIAQRLATQYGVAPDRLRLIPRGADIKAFDPARIVGKGVQSLAEAWAIPEGARVVMLPGRLTRWKGQALMLDALALLTTMLPGEWVCVFVGPADPDDRFVRELVTRARDLKISDRLRFAGLCQDMPAAYALADVVVAPSLRPEPFGRVAIEAQAMGRPVIVSAHGGAVETVLPEETGLLVAPGDAAALANAICAVLDAPPDALTLLAETARRHIVETYPTRRMQAATLGVYDELLGTSMKDCFLSKSEIVSE, from the coding sequence ATGTCTCATGCGTTTCAAGGCCCTACGATCCTGCAGGTCTTGCCGGCACTCGATGCCGGCGGCGTGGAGCGCGGCGCTCTCGAGATCGCGGATGCCATAACGCAGGCTGGTGGCCGCGCACTCGTCGCCAGTGCGGGCGGACGTCTGGCAGGACGCCTCCACGGTATCGGCGCGCGGCATATCGAATTCGACCTGCGCGGGAAATCACCGTGGGCCATCTGGCGCAATACCCGCAAACTGGTCGCCCTTATCCGGGCCGAAGGCGTGGATCTTGTCCATGCCCGATCCCGGGCGCCAGCCTGGGTCGCCAGTCGCGCCTGCCAACGGACACGTATCCCTCTGGTGACGACCTGGCATGGCCTGCATCGCGAGAACTTGCCCGGCAAGAAGCGCTATAATGCCGTGCTGGCGCGTGGTGCCCGAGTGATCGCCATCAGTGACTTCATCGCCCAGCGCCTTGCCACGCAATATGGTGTCGCGCCGGATCGGCTACGCCTGATCCCACGTGGCGCAGATATCAAGGCCTTCGATCCGGCGCGCATCGTCGGCAAAGGCGTGCAGTCGCTGGCCGAGGCATGGGCCATTCCGGAAGGCGCGCGGGTCGTGATGCTGCCGGGACGCCTGACACGCTGGAAAGGCCAGGCGCTGATGCTGGACGCGCTCGCCCTGCTGACAACGATGCTTCCCGGCGAATGGGTCTGTGTGTTCGTCGGTCCAGCCGATCCGGACGACAGGTTCGTCAGGGAACTGGTGACGCGGGCACGAGACCTGAAAATCTCGGACCGCCTGCGCTTTGCCGGTCTGTGCCAGGATATGCCGGCCGCTTACGCACTTGCCGACGTGGTCGTTGCGCCTTCGCTCCGCCCCGAACCGTTCGGCCGGGTGGCGATCGAGGCGCAGGCCATGGGACGTCCGGTCATCGTATCCGCCCACGGCGGCGCCGTGGAAACCGTCCTGCCGGAAGAAACCGGGCTGCTGGTCGCCCCGGGCGATGCGGCGGCATTGGCAAATGCCATCTGTGCCGTGCTGGACGCACCGCCCGATGCTCTCACACTTCTGGCCGAAACAGCACGCCGCCATATCGTCGAGACCTATCCGACGCGCCGTATGCAGGCAGCGACCCTCGGCGTTTACGACGAGTTGCTGGGTACATCGATGAAAGACTGTTTCCTGTCAAAAAGCGAGATTGTTTCAGAATGA